One stretch of Natronolimnobius baerhuensis DNA includes these proteins:
- a CDS encoding nicotinate phosphoribosyltransferase produces MSPPFDTVPDDAILEGRATDAYFERTRTTLEHTGKNPHVVAEVTADQFPTGAFEVFTGIKDVATLFEGRDVDIDALPDGQLFDGGPVMRIEGSYLEFAELETSLLGFLSQPSGFATAALEARLAAPDSQVLSFGARHVHPAIAPTVERAALLAGLDGFSHIAAGEVLEREPGGTMPHALMFCFGEGNQAEAWTAFDEAVPADVPRIALTDTFWDEKSESLLAAETLGDDLDGVRIDTTGSRRGDFRHIAREVRWELDARGHEDVDIFCSGGLEPETIRELRDVADGFGVGSHITGAPSVDFSLDIVELDGEPVSKRGKLSGVKEVYRTADGGHHVALANQEGPDDGEALLEPLIRGGEIVREFDLEDATERCLADADAVGFNESTD; encoded by the coding sequence ATGTCACCACCGTTCGATACCGTCCCTGACGACGCAATTCTCGAGGGGCGTGCGACGGACGCCTACTTCGAGCGCACCCGGACGACGCTCGAGCACACCGGCAAGAATCCCCACGTGGTCGCCGAAGTAACTGCCGACCAGTTCCCAACGGGCGCGTTCGAGGTTTTCACGGGTATCAAAGACGTGGCGACGCTGTTCGAAGGCCGCGACGTCGATATCGACGCGCTCCCGGACGGGCAACTGTTCGACGGCGGCCCCGTCATGCGAATCGAAGGGTCGTATCTCGAGTTTGCCGAACTCGAGACGTCACTGCTTGGCTTTCTCTCACAGCCGAGTGGCTTCGCGACGGCCGCACTCGAGGCGCGACTGGCCGCGCCCGACTCACAGGTGCTGTCGTTCGGTGCGCGCCACGTCCACCCCGCAATCGCCCCAACGGTCGAACGCGCCGCGTTGCTCGCCGGATTGGATGGCTTCTCACACATCGCCGCGGGCGAGGTGCTCGAGCGCGAACCGGGCGGGACGATGCCCCACGCGCTCATGTTCTGCTTCGGTGAGGGGAATCAGGCAGAGGCCTGGACGGCCTTCGACGAGGCCGTTCCCGCAGACGTCCCCCGAATCGCACTCACCGACACCTTCTGGGACGAAAAAAGCGAGAGTCTGCTGGCCGCTGAGACGCTCGGCGACGACTTAGACGGCGTCCGCATCGACACCACCGGCTCCCGCCGCGGCGACTTCAGACACATCGCTCGAGAGGTCCGCTGGGAACTCGACGCGCGCGGCCACGAGGACGTCGATATCTTCTGTAGCGGCGGCCTCGAGCCCGAGACGATCCGCGAACTGCGCGACGTCGCCGACGGCTTCGGCGTCGGCAGTCACATCACCGGCGCACCATCCGTCGACTTCAGCCTCGATATCGTCGAACTAGATGGCGAACCGGTCTCCAAGCGCGGCAAACTCTCCGGCGTCAAAGAGGTCTATCGAACCGCAGACGGCGGTCACCACGTCGCACTGGCGAATCAAGAGGGGCCCGACGATGGGGAGGCACTGCTCGAGCCACTCATTCGCGGCGGCGAAATCGTCCGGGAGTTTGATCTCGAGGACGCAACTGAACGTTGTCTGGCTGACGCTGACGCGGTTGGATTCAACGAATCAACGGATTGA